The following are from one region of the Actinopolyspora halophila DSM 43834 genome:
- a CDS encoding DUF5318 family protein, with amino-acid sequence MGVRTQRQVVDYALRRRSLLAQLHAGRVGVMEVCDAGPYLLQAAKFHGESSDVVCPVCRKERLTYVSWVFGDQLKHADNSARSNVELARMATMFEEFNVFVVEVCRTCNWNHLVQSYVLGTGGRHGRGGGRRTAAE; translated from the coding sequence GTGGGCGTGCGGACCCAACGGCAAGTGGTGGATTACGCGTTGCGGCGACGGTCGCTGCTCGCGCAGCTCCATGCTGGCCGCGTCGGGGTGATGGAGGTCTGCGACGCCGGCCCGTACCTGCTACAGGCCGCCAAATTCCATGGTGAGTCCAGCGACGTGGTCTGTCCGGTATGCCGCAAGGAACGACTGACCTACGTATCCTGGGTCTTCGGTGACCAGCTCAAGCACGCCGACAACTCGGCGCGGAGCAACGTCGAGCTGGCCCGGATGGCCACCATGTTCGAAGAGTTCAACGTGTTCGTCGTCGAGGTTTGTCGTACATGTAACTGGAACCACCTGGTGCAGTCGTACGTCCTTGGAACCGGGGGCCGGCACGGCCGCGGTGGAGGACGAAGAACTGCCGCCGAGTGA